Within Actinosynnema pretiosum, the genomic segment GCACCACCCCCTGAAGCACCCGAAAGCCGGTATAGCTCTCGGCACACGACACCGCTCACACCGCCGAGCGGTCGATCGGAGGCAGCCCCGCCGTGTGGACCGGAGGTGCGTCGGGTGGAGCGGGCGGACGTCGACTTCCGGCTGTTGGGGAGCACGGTGCTGCGGTCCGAGGACGGCACGCCCGTGGAGGACCTCAGGCAGCAGCTGTGCACCCTGGCCGTCCTGCTGATGCTCGAGTGCGGCACCCCGGTCCCCAGGCACCGGATCAAGGAAGCCCTGTGGCCCGAGGACGTCGGCGCTCCCCCGCCGAAGGGCGCCGACGACGTCGTGGACCAGACCGTGAGCAAGCTCCGCAAGCTGATCGGCAAGGAGCTCGTCATCACCAGCGGCGCCGGTTACCGGTTGGCCGTCGACAAGCTCAGGGTCGACCTGCACGCGTTCAACTCCCTGGTGGAGCGGGCGCGCGAGCAGAACCCCGCCGAGCGCAGCGCCCTGCTGCACGAGGCACTGGGGCTGTGGCGCGGTGACACCCCGATCCAGGACGCGCTGCCCGGCGAGCGGGGTGACGCCATCCGCAGGAGCCTGATCGAGGCGCGGCTGCACGCCGTGGACCAGCGCTTGGCGGCGGACCTGGAGCTGGGCAAGCACGACGAGCTGATCAGCGAGCTGCGCGCGCTGGTCGACGCGCACCCGGAGCGGGAGCGGTTCCACTACCACCTGATGCTGGCGCTGCACAGGTCCGGACGCTCGAAGGACGCGCAGGCGGTCTACCGGCGCCTCGTGGGCACCCGTGCCGCAGAGGGCGGAGCCCCGTCGTCTCCCGTCGACACCCTGCACGACTTGATCAGCACCAGGGACCCCAGCCTGGACCCACCGGTGCGGATCGACCGCGCCCGCCTCCACCGGCCGCAGGACGTCCGACGTCTGATCGCCCCGTTCACCGGGAGGCGCGGCGAGCTGGACGAGATCACCCGGTTCGCCCGGAGCGGTGCGCGAGGTCCGGTGGTGGTGCTGGTCAGCGGTGTAGCGGGCATCGGCAAGAGCTGGTTGGTCCGGCAGTGGGCGACGCTCAACCAGGAGCGCTTCCCCGACGGCATGCTCTACGTCAACCTGCACGGCTTCAGCAGCCAGAACGAAACGCGGACCCCCGCCGAAGCGCTGCAGGTGCTCTTCGACGGGTTCCGCATCCCCCTGGTGGAGCTCCCCCGCACCCACGAGGTGCGCGTGAGCGAGTGGGACCGGTTGATCTCCGACATGACGCTGCTGGTGGTGCTCGACAACGCGGCCACCGCGGAGCAGGTGCGCCACCTGATCCCGACCGGCCGGAACGTCATGGTCCTGATCACCTGCCGCAGTCACCTGACCGGTCTGGCCACCGAAGCGCACGTGCGGCAGTTGCACCTGCGTCGCCTGCCCCACCTCGAGGCGGTGGACCTGCTGACGACCAAGCTCGGAGCCGACCTCGTCACCGCCAACCCCCAAGCCACCGGTGAGCTGCTCGACGCGTGCGCGGGCCACCCGCTGGCCCTTGCCGTGCTGTCCGCCCGCGTCGGGACCGGCGACGGCGCGCACCTGCGCGAGCTGGTCGAGGAGCTGCGCACGACCGGGTTGGCCGCGTTCGACACGGACGACCCCGACACCAGCCTCTCCGCGATCCTCGACTTCTCGCTGCGGGCGCTGTCCCGCGATGAGCGGCAGCGGTACGCCTACCTCGGTCTCATGCCCGGCCCCGACGTCACCCCGGCGACGGCCGCCGCGCTGTTCGACGCACCGCTGGGAGAAGCCCGCAGCGTTCTCGGCAGGCTCGTGCGGGCCTCCTTGCTGGAGGAGGCTGGTGGCGGTCACTTCGAGCTGCACGACCTGGTCCGCGCCCACGCGGCCAGCCGGGCGGCCAGGTGGCCCGACGAGGAGGAGGCCGCACGGGCTCGGGGGCGCGTCATCGCCTACCTGCTGCGCGCCACCGCCGCGGCGGACGAACTGCTGGCGCCCGGCCGCGTCCCGATCGTCCTGCCCGCGTGGCCCGCGCGGAGCGTCCCGCCCGGATTCTCGACGCCGAACGACGCGCAGCAGTGGCTGGCCCGACACCACCGCATGCTCCTGGCCGCTCAGCGGGTGGCCGAGCAGGCGGGTGACTCGGCCTCGGTGTGGAAGCTCGCGTGGGCCCTGCACACGTTCCACGCGCGGTGCTGGCACCGGGAGGAGCACCTCGACACCTGGCAGCGCGGGCAGGCCGCCGCAGCGGCGATCGGCGATCCCCTGATCATGGTGCGCGTCTCCTGCATGCACAGCGGGGCGCTGGCGCGGACAGGCCGGTCCGAAGCGGCGCTGGAACTGGTGGAGAGCGCGCTGCGGATCGCCGAGACCAACGGGGACCACGAGGGACGGGTGCTGGCGCACCGGTTCTTGTCCTGGTACTGGCTGGAGATCTGGTCCGACTACGGCAACGGCCTGCGCCACGCCACGGCCACGCTCCACCTGTTGCGGCAGCACGACTGCGGCACAGCGGCCATCATCGCCTCGACGCACAACACGATCGGCTGGTGCCACGCCAACCTGGGTGATCACGAGCAGGCTAGAACGCACTGCGCGCAGGCGCTGGAGCACGCGCAGGAGCACAACGACCTCGCGCTGGAGGCGGCCTGCTCGGACAGCTTGGGCCTCGCCGCCCTGTCGGCCGGGGAGCACCGCGTCGCGGTGGAGAACCTTGTCCAGGCGCTCGAGATCCTGATCGTGCAGCACAACGACGTGGCCGCGACCAAGACGCTCGACCTGCTGGCCGAGGCGCTCACCGGGATCGACAGGGCGGACCTGGCGGACGAGGCGCTGCGGCTGGCCGGGGCATTCCGCCGTGACCTGCCGAGATCCGAGCGGGAGGATCGTGCGCGGCAGGTCGTGCGGCGCGTTCGGCACCTGCTGGTCTCACCGGGTTGATCCGGTCCCGCTCAGCGCCCGGAGACGTCCACGGTGACCGGGGACAGCGGGCAGGTGACGCAGGTCAGGACCTGGCCCTCGGCCCTGCGCTGCGGGGTCAGGCAGTTCGGCTCGGTCATCGCCACCTCGCCCGCGCGGAGCGTGGTGGCGCAGTCGCCGCAGCTGCCGACGGTGCACGAGTGCGGCATCGGGAGGCCTGCCGCCAGCGCCGCGTCGAGCAGGGTCTGGCCCGGTTCGACGACGGTCGAGCCGAGGGTTCGGGCGCCGTCGACGACGACCAGGGGTTGCGGGGCGGTGACCCTGGTCGGGGCGGCGGTGGTGTAGCGCTCGTGGTGGACGCGCTCGGGGGGCACGCCCCTGGCGGCCAGGACCTCGCGGAGCAGGGTGACCAGGGGGTCGGGGCCGCAGGCGTAGTAGGCGGCCCGGTCGGACGGGGTGAGCTCGGTGAGCCAGGACTCGACGCGCGCGGGGGTCAGGCGGCCCTGGTCTGCGGTGTGGACCTGGGTGATCGACAGGCGGTCCGGGTTGCGGTGGGCCAGGTCGGCGAGCTCGTCGGCGAAGATCACGTCCTCGGCGGTGCGGTCGGTGCGCAGCAAGGCGATCCGGGCGGGGGCGTCGGTGGCGAGGAGGGTGCGGATCATGCTCATCAGCGGGGTGATGCCGCTGCCCGCCGCGAGCAGGACGACCTCGCGGTCCACCGCCGGGTCCAGGTGGAACGCGCCGGACGGGCCGCGCAGGCGCAGGCGGTCGCCCGCGCGCAGGTCGTGGTTCGCGCGGGTGGAGAAGCGGCCTTCGGGGACGCGCTTGACGGTCAGCTCCAGGCTGGTGCCGCCGGGGGCCGAGGACGCGGAGTAGGAGCGGCGGACCGGCTCGCCGTCGAGGTCGGTGAGCAGGGTGAAGAACTGGCCGGGGCGGAAGTCGAAGGGGTGCGGGGAGTTCAGGACCAGGGTGACGGCGTCGGGGGTCTCCCTGCGGATCTCGGCGATCTCGACTTCCCTGGACGGGGGTTCCGGGGTGGTGGGGGTGAGGCGGACGTCGCCGTAGCCCTCCTGGCGCAGGTTGGCGCGGTAGGAGCGGTTGATGACCAGGCGCAGCGCTTTGCCCAAGCCGGGGATCCGGGTGAGCGCGCCGAGCAAGCGGGGCAGGAAACCCTTGCGGGTGGCCAGGTTCGCGGCGAGGTGGTCGCCTGCCAGGACCATCAGGTCGGGCACTTCACCGGGGCGGGTGCGCGCTTGCGGGGACCAGGCGCGGGAGCGGGTCAGCGCGGCGTTCGGGGTCACCTCGGCGTGCTCGACGGCGACGAGCAGCGCGGCGTGCGGCGGGGTTCCGCGCAGGGCGAGGGGTTCGAGCAGGTCGGGGTCGGTGGTGATCGACGCCCGGCCGCTGACGTGCAGCACGTCGGTGCGTCCGGGGATCAGGGCGGCGAACGAGACGCGGTCGTCGCGCACGAGGTTGTGCAGGGTGTCGGCGCGCTTGTTGCCCCTGCGGTCCGGGATGGCGAGGGTGCGGGCGTCCAGGGCGCGGGCCGCGCCGCCGAGGTCGCCGCGCGGGCTGGTGTCGGAGCCGCCCCCGCCGTCCTGAGTGGACAGTGCCAGGAACCTCGCCGCGGCGAGGAAGTCGGCCACCTCGGGCACGGCGAGCGGGCCGGCGCCCCCCGGTCGCGGGGCGGGGTCGGCGGGGACGGGTGGTTGCCACAGGTCCGAGCGGATCACGGCCTGGGCGCAGTGCACGTACGCCTCCAGCACGTCCACGAGCTGCTCGTCGCCCGCGCGCCCGGCGGCCCTTCCGTTGAGCCGCAACGTCTCCCCCACACCGGGCAGGAGGAAGGTGAACGACACCGGGCCGCGCGGGCGGGCTCCGGGCAGCGGGAACGAGATGCGGGTGGGCGAGTGGACGCGGGCGAACCCCGGCGCGCCGCCGACGAACGTCGTGCGCTGGACGCCGTCCGCGTCGCGGTGGCCGAAGGCGGCGAGCGGGCAGCGGGCGAGCACGGCGCGGCAGCCGTCGTCCAGCGCGGTGATCTGCTTGGCCAGCACCGGCGCGGGCGCGCGGCCGATCACCGCCTCGACCTGCGCCACCGTGGCCAGCCGGTGCGGGGTGGTGGAGGTCATGCGTTGTTATCGCAGCTCATGACACTATTGTGAGCATTAGCTCAGGTCTTGACTACTCGCTTTCCGCGCACCCCCAGGAGACCCCGCGTGCCGTCCGCCGATCGACGCTTGGAGCCACGTCGCAAGCCCCGCCAGGTCCGCGCCGAGCTGACCCGCGAGCGCATCCTCACCGCCGCTGCTCACGTTTTCACCGAGCACGGGTACGCGGCGGGCACCACGAACCGCATCGCCGAGCGGGCGCGCGTGTCGATCGGGTCGCTGTACCAGTACTTCCCGAACAAGGACTCGATCCTGGCCGCGCTGCTGATCCAGCACGTGGACCGGGGGAGCTGGCCGGGGTTCGAGGAGCTGGACCTGGCGCCGGGGACGCTGGAGGCGCTGGTGCGGGCGCTGGTGCGCGACGCGGTCGACCACCACCGCGACGACCCGAGGCTGCTGCGGCTGATGATCGAGGAGGCTGCGGCGTCGCAGGACCTGCTGGACGCGGTGCGGCGGCACGGCGAGCTGCGGACCGGGCAGGTGCGCCAGGTGCTGGAGCGGCACCCGGACGTGCGGGTGGGCGATCCGGGCCTGGCGGCGGACCTGGTGCTGTTCACGGTGGAGATGAACACCCACAAGTTCATGGCCGCGCCGGGGGGCACGGCGGTGGAGGTGTTCGAGGAGGAGCTGGTGGCGATGGTGACCCGGTACCTGCGGGGGTGAGGGGCCCGCCCGTCCGGGGGACGGCGTCCCGAAGGGGGTCACCTGCTGGGGTGCTTCCCGGACGCGGGGGCCGCGCCGCGTTCTAGGTTCGCCGTAGCCGACCTGCCCCCGACGACGATTGCGAGCCCGACATGGGACCTGCCCTCCGCAGCGCGCTGGCCATTGGCACGGCGCTGGTCGCGGTGGCCGCGCTCGGCGCCGCCCCCGCGACGGCCGAGCCGCGCGGCCTGCTCGACAGCTGCGCGGCCGTGCGCAGCCTCCTGCCCGGCGCGCCGGACGGACCGTACCTGCTGCTCACCAACCGGCGGCTGCTCGGCGTGCACTGCCACGACATGGCGGGCACGCCGCGCGAGTACCTCGACCTCCCGGACACCGGCGGGACGGGCAACTTCTCGCAGTACACGGCGGGCGGCGCGTCGCCGGGGACGAGCGTGCGCACCACGTTCACCAAGCTGCGCGTGGACCCGGCGACGCTGACCGCCGACATCGGCGACCTGACCTTCGCCACGTCCACCGGCTCCCTGGCCCTCGGGGGCGCCACGGTGACGTCGATGCCCTACGCCACCGCGATGAGCTGCGACGCGACCGCGAGCGGGGTGGCGAGGATCGAC encodes:
- a CDS encoding AfsR/SARP family transcriptional regulator; translation: MERADVDFRLLGSTVLRSEDGTPVEDLRQQLCTLAVLLMLECGTPVPRHRIKEALWPEDVGAPPPKGADDVVDQTVSKLRKLIGKELVITSGAGYRLAVDKLRVDLHAFNSLVERAREQNPAERSALLHEALGLWRGDTPIQDALPGERGDAIRRSLIEARLHAVDQRLAADLELGKHDELISELRALVDAHPERERFHYHLMLALHRSGRSKDAQAVYRRLVGTRAAEGGAPSSPVDTLHDLISTRDPSLDPPVRIDRARLHRPQDVRRLIAPFTGRRGELDEITRFARSGARGPVVVLVSGVAGIGKSWLVRQWATLNQERFPDGMLYVNLHGFSSQNETRTPAEALQVLFDGFRIPLVELPRTHEVRVSEWDRLISDMTLLVVLDNAATAEQVRHLIPTGRNVMVLITCRSHLTGLATEAHVRQLHLRRLPHLEAVDLLTTKLGADLVTANPQATGELLDACAGHPLALAVLSARVGTGDGAHLRELVEELRTTGLAAFDTDDPDTSLSAILDFSLRALSRDERQRYAYLGLMPGPDVTPATAAALFDAPLGEARSVLGRLVRASLLEEAGGGHFELHDLVRAHAASRAARWPDEEEAARARGRVIAYLLRATAAADELLAPGRVPIVLPAWPARSVPPGFSTPNDAQQWLARHHRMLLAAQRVAEQAGDSASVWKLAWALHTFHARCWHREEHLDTWQRGQAAAAAIGDPLIMVRVSCMHSGALARTGRSEAALELVESALRIAETNGDHEGRVLAHRFLSWYWLEIWSDYGNGLRHATATLHLLRQHDCGTAAIIASTHNTIGWCHANLGDHEQARTHCAQALEHAQEHNDLALEAACSDSLGLAALSAGEHRVAVENLVQALEILIVQHNDVAATKTLDLLAEALTGIDRADLADEALRLAGAFRRDLPRSEREDRARQVVRRVRHLLVSPG
- a CDS encoding 2Fe-2S iron-sulfur cluster-binding protein, which translates into the protein MTSTTPHRLATVAQVEAVIGRAPAPVLAKQITALDDGCRAVLARCPLAAFGHRDADGVQRTTFVGGAPGFARVHSPTRISFPLPGARPRGPVSFTFLLPGVGETLRLNGRAAGRAGDEQLVDVLEAYVHCAQAVIRSDLWQPPVPADPAPRPGGAGPLAVPEVADFLAAARFLALSTQDGGGGSDTSPRGDLGGAARALDARTLAIPDRRGNKRADTLHNLVRDDRVSFAALIPGRTDVLHVSGRASITTDPDLLEPLALRGTPPHAALLVAVEHAEVTPNAALTRSRAWSPQARTRPGEVPDLMVLAGDHLAANLATRKGFLPRLLGALTRIPGLGKALRLVINRSYRANLRQEGYGDVRLTPTTPEPPSREVEIAEIRRETPDAVTLVLNSPHPFDFRPGQFFTLLTDLDGEPVRRSYSASSAPGGTSLELTVKRVPEGRFSTRANHDLRAGDRLRLRGPSGAFHLDPAVDREVVLLAAGSGITPLMSMIRTLLATDAPARIALLRTDRTAEDVIFADELADLAHRNPDRLSITQVHTADQGRLTPARVESWLTELTPSDRAAYYACGPDPLVTLLREVLAARGVPPERVHHERYTTAAPTRVTAPQPLVVVDGARTLGSTVVEPGQTLLDAALAAGLPMPHSCTVGSCGDCATTLRAGEVAMTEPNCLTPQRRAEGQVLTCVTCPLSPVTVDVSGR
- a CDS encoding TetR/AcrR family transcriptional regulator, whose translation is MPSADRRLEPRRKPRQVRAELTRERILTAAAHVFTEHGYAAGTTNRIAERARVSIGSLYQYFPNKDSILAALLIQHVDRGSWPGFEELDLAPGTLEALVRALVRDAVDHHRDDPRLLRLMIEEAAASQDLLDAVRRHGELRTGQVRQVLERHPDVRVGDPGLAADLVLFTVEMNTHKFMAAPGGTAVEVFEEELVAMVTRYLRG
- a CDS encoding GON domain-containing protein, with amino-acid sequence MGPALRSALAIGTALVAVAALGAAPATAEPRGLLDSCAAVRSLLPGAPDGPYLLLTNRRLLGVHCHDMAGTPREYLDLPDTGGTGNFSQYTAGGASPGTSVRTTFTKLRVDPATLTADIGDLTFATSTGSLALGGATVTSMPYATAMSCDATASGVARIDLRGTAFAVSDTFQVGGFAASGTAALAPDGQSADLTGGGYCGWNVPAPGFYNPTNPQPGMTALELSCAPGGLLRPKPCFEIT